One part of the Mariniflexile litorale genome encodes these proteins:
- a CDS encoding RagB/SusD family nutrient uptake outer membrane protein has protein sequence MKHKNKKMGRLKKSINTAFLFFIGLLLMQSCSEEFIDVVPDSLPTIENAFKLRNEAEKYLFTCYSYLPKNGDINYNIAMLSGDEMWIPYQTSIISDAFEIARGNQRISNPYLNVWDGSSAGGGPGSLYRLFVGIRHCNIFLENLNDLSKVPDIESSERKRWIGEVEFLKAYYHYYLLRMYGPIPIIVENSAIDAPEDEINVRRQPVDDCVTYIVDLLDKAVEKLPEEDQLVRTTEAGRISKTIALSIKAKTLLIAASPLFNGNADFATLKNNDGTLLFNSNYDENKWKLAADASLEAIQSAEVNGKSLYVFPTSSFSLSPTTMTQMSIRQAVCERWNSEIVWANPNSKASEIQRLAMPPLATNHNHNDARKILSPPLKIARMFYSKNGVPINEDKTLDFSNEKELRTATNAERFNIKEGFKTARLNFDREPRFYADLSFDGGIWYKYDSPSKSDEGNVWYVQGKFGDYAGASHAFHTNETGYFIKKLVDWNQVTNTEGGATYKDYAWPEIRLADLYLMYAEALNEAEGPSPEVYNYIDMIRERAGLQGVEDSWANFSLNATKPNSKTGLRDIIQQERLIELAFEGQRFWDLKRWKTAASVLNAPITGWNIKGTDDLGYYQTRSVYQQIFVSPRDYFWPIPESAMIQNPNLVQNLGW, from the coding sequence ATGAAACATAAAAATAAAAAGATGGGTAGATTAAAAAAATCTATTAATACGGCATTTTTGTTCTTTATAGGGCTGTTGTTAATGCAGTCATGCTCTGAAGAATTCATTGATGTGGTTCCAGATAGTTTACCAACTATAGAAAATGCCTTTAAACTGAGGAATGAAGCAGAGAAATATTTATTTACCTGCTACTCATATTTACCAAAAAATGGAGACATTAACTATAATATAGCGATGCTTTCTGGAGATGAAATGTGGATTCCTTACCAAACGTCTATAATTAGTGATGCTTTTGAAATAGCAAGAGGGAATCAAAGAATTTCTAATCCTTATTTAAATGTGTGGGATGGAAGCTCCGCAGGAGGAGGTCCAGGAAGTTTATACCGATTATTTGTAGGGATACGCCATTGTAATATCTTTTTAGAAAACCTTAACGATCTTAGTAAAGTTCCAGATATTGAATCTTCAGAAAGAAAACGTTGGATTGGAGAAGTCGAGTTTTTAAAAGCCTATTACCATTATTATTTATTAAGAATGTATGGGCCTATTCCTATCATAGTAGAAAACAGTGCTATTGATGCACCAGAAGATGAAATTAATGTTAGAAGACAACCTGTAGATGATTGTGTTACATATATAGTCGATTTATTAGACAAAGCCGTAGAAAAGTTGCCTGAAGAAGATCAACTAGTAAGAACCACAGAAGCAGGAAGAATTTCTAAAACAATTGCATTAAGTATAAAAGCAAAAACACTATTAATTGCGGCTAGTCCATTATTTAATGGAAATGCAGATTTTGCTACTTTAAAAAATAATGATGGTACATTATTGTTTAACTCTAATTATGACGAAAACAAATGGAAGCTAGCAGCAGATGCATCCCTTGAAGCCATTCAGTCGGCTGAAGTAAATGGTAAAAGTTTATATGTGTTTCCAACATCATCTTTTTCACTTTCACCTACTACAATGACACAAATGAGCATTCGTCAAGCAGTATGTGAGAGATGGAATTCCGAGATTGTTTGGGCAAATCCGAATAGTAAAGCATCTGAAATACAACGATTAGCGATGCCTCCATTAGCTACAAATCACAATCATAACGATGCTAGAAAAATTCTTTCACCACCACTTAAAATAGCTCGAATGTTTTACTCTAAAAATGGTGTGCCCATTAATGAGGACAAGACATTAGACTTTTCAAATGAAAAAGAGTTGCGTACGGCAACCAATGCAGAGCGTTTTAATATCAAAGAAGGTTTTAAAACAGCCAGATTAAATTTTGATAGAGAACCACGTTTTTATGCCGATTTAAGTTTTGATGGTGGTATTTGGTATAAATACGATAGCCCTTCAAAATCCGATGAAGGAAACGTATGGTATGTTCAAGGTAAATTTGGAGATTATGCAGGAGCATCGCACGCCTTTCATACAAATGAAACAGGTTATTTTATAAAAAAATTAGTAGATTGGAATCAAGTAACAAATACAGAAGGAGGTGCCACATATAAAGATTATGCATGGCCAGAAATTCGTTTAGCAGATTTATATTTAATGTATGCAGAAGCTTTAAACGAGGCAGAAGGGCCATCACCAGAAGTGTATAATTATATAGATATGATTAGAGAGAGAGCTGGATTACAAGGAGTGGAAGACTCGTGGGCTAATTTCTCTTTAAATGCAACAAAACCAAATTCTAAAACTGGATTGCGAGACATAATTCAGCAAGAGCGATTGATAGAACTTGCTTTCGAAGGCCAACGTTTTTGGGATTTAAAAAGATGGAAAACAGCAGCCTCTGTTTTAAACGCACCTATAACAGGTTGGAATATAAAAGGAACCGATGATTTGGGGTACTATCAAACAAGATCAGTATATCAACAAATATTTGTGTCTCCAAGAGATTATTTTTGGCCAATACCAGAGAGTGCCATGATTCAAAACCCTAATTTGGTACAAAATTTAGGATGGTAA